A region of the bacterium genome:
GCGCCTCGATGGGCGAGGGGTTCACTGCAGGCGCGGTTTTCGTCCCCGCTCCACGTCCACGTCGATCCCGATCCCGCCGCGGACGTTGAACTCTCCGCTCACACGGATCCAGCGTGGTTTGAGGAATTTGTGGAGCGCGTCGAGCAGTTCATTGCAGACATCTTCATGGAAGATGCCGACGTCGCGGTAGGTCCAGAGGTACAGTTTCAGCGACTTGCTCTCCAGCACCAGTTTGTCCGGGATGTAGGAAATCTCCAGCGCGGCGAAAT
Encoded here:
- the queF gene encoding preQ(1) synthase: MPTRKPSSAALTHLGGGPAKPVRRLEAFPNKYPGRDTVITFHCEEFTCLCPITGQPDFAALEISYIPDKLVLESKSLKLYLWTYRDVGIFHEDVCNELLDALHKFLKPRWIRVSGEFNVRGGIGIDVDVERGRKPRLQ